A DNA window from Trypanosoma brucei brucei TREU927 chromosome 11 chr11_scaffold01 genomic scaffold, whole genome shotgun sequence contains the following coding sequences:
- a CDS encoding TatD related deoxyribonuclease has protein sequence MSLDVGSCTPSDPSLIFSPNYTINPTFRDDMRGSSVPCLVDIAVNLTDCVFRGVDWKGRRVHDDNFDEVMRRAVEHNVGKIIITGTSLPQCVKAIRLCRRYPSVLRCTVGVHPAHCAEMTRPMDWKAIEAAAEDDVSIQVPYYSAGEHSDDSLHHSDERMEKLVELVNENRDVVVAVGEIGLDYAELSYCPKEVQREYFIQQFRVLRTLGLPFILHSRDCGMDFVELIEEEVRSWTSETPFVGVVHSYNGSPEEQERLLAIPGVYFSINGSAFREKERSEQVCSIPRDRLMLETDAPWCDIRQQHYGARFLRTQFPTNRRGKPFDPTLCSERRTEPCHLRQVLEAYVGTVRTMGEERGDAFLANITEEEAQEQFYQTCVEVFHI, from the coding sequence ATGTCTTTAGACGTAGGTAGTTGTACACCTTCTGACccttcccttattttttcccctaaTTATACGATAAACCCAACGTTTAGAGACGACATGAGGGGATCTTCCGTTCCTTGTTTAGTCGACATTGCGGTAAACCTCACCGATTGCGTCTTCCGTGGCGTTGATTGGAAGGGTCGACGTGTTCATGATGATAACTTTGACGAGGTGATGCGTCGCGCAGTGGAACACAACGTAGGGAAGATCATCATCACTGGTACGAGCCTTCCGCAGTGTGTAAAGGCGATACGTCTCTGCCGTCGCTATCCATCTGTCCTTCGTTGCACGGTTGGGGTGCACCCTGCGCATTGCGCGGAGATGACACGGCCGATGGATTGGAAGGCTATTGAAGCTGCAGCAGAAGATGATGTTTCGATCCAAGTACCTTATTACTCTGCAGGGGAACATTCCGATGACTCACTACACCATTCTGACGAGCGTATGGAGAAACTTGTGGAATTGGTGAATGAGAATCGTGATGTTGTGGTTGCTGTAGGGGAGATTGGTTTGGATTACGCAGAGCTTTCCTACTGCCCAAAGGAGGTACAGAGGGAATACTTTATTCAACAGTTTCGGGTTCTCAGGACTTTGGGTCTCCCATTCATACTTCACTCGCGTGATTGTGGTATGGATTTCGTTGAACTAATTGAAGAGGAGGTGCGTTCGTGGACATCTGAAACCCCATTCGTAGGTGTTGTGCATAGCTACAATGGGAGTCCTGAGGAGCAGGAGCGGCTTCTCGCCATTCCAGGTGTTTATTTCAGCATAAACGGCAGTGCGTTTAGGGAAAAGGAACGTTCTGAGCAGGTTTGTAGCATTCCGCGCGATCGGCTGATGCTGGAAACCGATGCACCATGGTGCGACATTAGGCAACAGCACTATGGTGCCCGCTTCCTTCGAACTCAGTTTCCCACCAATCGGAGGGGAAAGCCGTTTGATCCGACGCTCTGCAGTGAGCGCCGCACCGAGCCTTGCCACTTGCGGCAGGTACTCGAAGCTTACGTTGGTACGGTGAGAACAATGGGGGAAGAGAGGGGGGATGCCTTTCTTGCAAATATTACAGAGGAGGAAGCCCAAGAACAGTTCTACCAAACATGTGTTGAGGTGTTTCACATCTGA
- a CDS encoding vesicular transport protein, producing the protein MEGLSSTSLLWLYAFTVYHIYLLIFNLPLVTVTVTVRKYFPLWDMSDQMRRLRQKRRQSDRYFHGSSQRGNGIHERDRGEKSNFTERSRRNGGDDNGLEGSRKRKRAETKQDDDGGEEDTPERLGVIPGITLDDMGGLAREIPIIKELIELPIRSPHLFSRLGADPPCGVLLHGPPGCGKTKLVHAISGSLQVPLFFVSAPEIVSGISGDSEAKLRNLFLDAISAAPSIVFIDEVDTIAGRRDQAQRGMESRIVGQLLTCMDQVAQAWRQHNKVVCVMGATNRPEALDTALRRAGRFDREISLGIPTIDERHSILKIICQKLHLAEDVDFFELANMTPGYVGADLHLLVKEACILAIRQKHNELEEKNKLDDPNAEELVSFVVTRDNMKEAVKRVQPSAMREGFTTIPNVTWDDIGALEDVREELITSILQPIRSPKLHRRFGLDHPVGVLLYGPPGCGKTLVAKAIANQSGANFISIKGPELLNKFVGESERSVRMVFARGRASAPCVLFFDELDALAPRRGSDRANPSSERVVNQLLTEMDGVEGRESVYVIGATNRPDMIDPAMLRPGRLDKMLYVPLPSVEQRASILETHARRYPIDASVDLPSIARDERLQGFSGADLAALMREASLHALKNIYRGATEEMLEQMERDASGEAVANAQLPSVTMEDFEVSMSKVKPSVSAKDRMDYEILHKQLARDAKGPC; encoded by the coding sequence ATGGAGGGCCTTTCATCTACCTCTTTGTTGTGGTTATATGCCTTTACCGTATAtcacatttatttacttatttttaatttaccGCTGGTCACTGTTACGGTGACTGTTAGAAAATATTTCCCGCTGTGGGATATGTCTGACCAGATGCGGCGGCTCAGGCAGAAGAGACGGCAAAGCGACCGGTATTTCCATGGCTCTTCTCAACGGGGAAATGGCATCCATGAAAGGGATCGCGGGGAAAAGAGCAACTTCACAGAACGTAGTCGAAGAAATGGTGGTGACGATAACGGATTGGAGGGTTCCAGGAAACGGAAACGTGCGGAAACCAAACAAGACGATGATGGAGGTGAGGAAGACACACCCGAAAGGCTCGGCGTCATCCCGGGTATTACCCTCGATGACATGGGCGGGCTTGCAAGAGAAATTCCAATAATTAAAGAACTAATTGAATTGCCCATCCGCTCTCCCCATTTATTCAGCCGCTTAGGCGCCGATCCGCCCTGCGGTGTGCTGCTCCATGGACCACCGGGGTGCGGGAAAACGAAGCTTGTGCATGCCATTTCAGGGTCCCTGCAAGTCCCACTCTTTTTCGTGTCCGCTCCCGAAATTGTCTCTGGCATCAGCGGTGATAGCGAGGCCAAACTGCGTAACCTTTTTCTAGATGCCATAAGCGCGGCTCCAAGCATTGTATTCATTGATGAGGTTGACACCATTGCAGGTCGTCGCGATCAAGCGCAGCGGGGTATGGAAAGCCGCATCGTCGGACAACTTCTGACATGCATGGATCAGGTTGCCCAGGCGTGGCGGCAACATAACAAAGTTGTTTGTGTAATGGGGGCTACGAATCGTCCAGAGGCACTTGATACCGCCTTGCGCCGTGCGGGACGTTTCGATCGTGAAATCTCTCTTGGCATCCCCACCATCGACGAACGGCACAGTATCTTAAAAATAATTTGTCAGAAGCTTCATTTGGCAGAGGACGTGGACTTTTTCGAACTGGCGAACATGACACCCGGTTACGTTGGTGCAGATCTTCACCTGCTGGTCAAAGAGGCATGCATTCTTGCAATCCGGCAGAAGCACAACGaactggaggaaaagaataaactGGACGATCCCAACGCCGAGGAACTCGTGTCTTTTGTCGTGACACGTGACAATATGAAGGAGGCCGTCAAGCGCGTGCAGCCAAGCGCAATGAGGGAGGGCTTCACGACGATCCCCAACGTAACATGGGATGATATTGGTGCTCTTGAGGATGTTCGCGAAGAGCTTATCACCAGCATTCTCCAGCCAATTCGGTCGCCAAAGCTTCACCGACGGTTTGGGTTGGATCATCCAGTTGGTGTGCTGCTCTACGGCCCGCCAGGTTGTGGCAAAACACTGGTGGCAAAGGCTATAGCCAACCAGTCAGGCGCCAATTTTATATCCATTAAAGGACCTGAGTTGCTGAATAAATTTGTTGGTGAGAGTGAGCGGAGTGTGCGCATGGTTTTTGCTCGTGGTCGTGCAAGTGCTCCTTGTGTTCTCTTCTTTGATGAGCTGGATGCCCTCGCTCCACGGCGCGGCTCCGATCGGGCAAACCCAAGCAGTGAGCGCGTTGTAAACCAGTTGCTGACAGAAATGGATGGTGTGGAGGGACGTGAAAGTGTGTATGTCATTGGGGCTACTAACCGTCCAGATATGATTGATCCGGCTATGCTTCGTCCTGGGCGCCTGGACAAAATGCTGTATGTTCCACTTCCCTCCGTGGAGCAGCGTGCCTCTATTCTAGAAACACATGCACGCCGTTATCCAATTGACGCGTCGGTGGATCTCCCGAGTATTGCCCGCGATGAGCGCCTCCAGGGGTTTAGTGGTGCCGACTTGGCCGCACTTATGCGGGAGGCCTCCTTGCATGCGCTAAAGAATATCTACCGTGGCGCCACCGAGGAGATGCTGGAGCAAATGGAACGAGACGCCAGTGGTGAGGCAGTGGCGAATGCGCAGCTGCCCTCCGTTACCATGGAGGACTTCGAAGTCAGCATGTCTAAAGTCAAGCCATCTGTTTCAGCAAAGGACAGAATGGATTATGAAATACTGCACAAGCAGCTGGCCCGAGATGCGAAGGGCCCTTGCTGA
- a CDS encoding cysteine desulfurase, putative (similar to Cysteine desulfurase, mitochondrial precursor (EC 2.8.1.7) (HUSSY-08). (Swiss-Prot:Q9Y697) (Homo sapiens); similar to GB:AAH65560.1: NFS1 nitrogen fixation 1, isoform a precursor {Homo sapiens}), whose product MFSGVRVLLCAACGSASAISQGVSSVGGSAGRPFKRDPRPLYLDLQSTTPLDPRVLDKMLPYMTEMYGNPHSRTHSYGWTAEEAVEKARTQVADLIRASPKGVFFTSGATESNNIAIKGVANYNKEKKNHLITLQTEHKCVLDSCRYLEMEGFEVTYLPVEKNGIVNLQKLEEAIRPTTALVSCMYVNNEIGVIQPIGEIGKICRKKKVLFHTDAAQAVGKLDIDVDRDNIDLMSVSSHKIYGPKGCGALYMRRRPRVRVRSPVSGGGQERGVRSGTIATPLAVGLGAACELAKVEMKRDSERIAQLSKRLWEGLQKRLTHITLNGDVERRFHGNLNISFACVEGESLLMGMKKVAVSSGSACTSASLEPSYVLRALGIDAENAHTSIRFGIGRFTTEREVDVTVEECARTVERLREMSPLWDLLMEGKSLKDVEWR is encoded by the coding sequence atgtttaGTGGTGTTCGCGTACTTCTTTGCGCGGCTTGTGGCTCCGCATCAGCCATCAGTCAGGGAGTCTCGTCGGTTGGAGGCTCCGCTGGAAGGCCTTTTAAAAGGGATCCACGACCGCTATATTTGGATCTGCAGTCAACAACTCCGTTAGATCCACGGGTACTCGATAAGATGCTGCCTTACATGACTGAAATGTATGGCAACCCACACAGCCGTACACACAGTTATGGTTGGACTGCTGAGGAGGCCGTTGAGAAGGCGCGGACGCAAGTGGCAGATTTAATTCGAGCGAGTCCCAagggtgttttttttactagcGGCGCAACGGAGTCCAACAATATTGCCATAAAAGGTGTAGCCAActacaacaaagaaaagaaaaaccaccTCATAACCCTTCAAACAGAACACAAGTGTGTTTTGGACTCCTGCCGCTACTTGGAAATGGAGGGTTTCGAGGTAACGTACCTTCCCgttgaaaaaaatgggaTTGTGAACCTACAGAAACTTGAGGAAGCTATCCGTCCCACAACAGCGCTCGTTTCTTGCATGTATGTGAACAATGAAATTGGTGTGATTCAACCCATTGGCGAAATCGGGAAGATAtgcaggaaaaagaaggtccTCTTTCATACTGACGCCGCGCAGGCGGTGGGAAAGTTGGATATTGATGTGGATCGGGATAACATTGACCTCATGTCAGTATCCTCGCACAAAATATACGGACCGAAGGGCTGCGGTGCCCTCTACATGCGACGCCGTCCGCGCGTCCGTGTGCGATCACCAGTGAGTGGTGGTGGACAGGAGCGTGGTGTGCGTAGCGGCACTATAGCCACACCACTTGCAGTGGGATTGGGTGCAGCGTGTGAGCTAGCAAAGGTAGAGATGAAGCGTGATTCAGAGCGCATCGCCCAACTTAGTAAGCGATTATGGGAGGGTTTGCAGAAGCGCTTAACACACATCACACTCAATGGTGATGTTGAGCGCCGATTTCACGGAAACCTTAACATTAGCTTTGCCTGTGTGGAAGGTGAGAGTTTACTAATGGGCATGAAGAAGGTAGCGGTCTCGAGTGGAAGTGCATGCACAAGCGCCTCTCTAGAGCCAAGTTATGTTTTGCGTGCACTCGGTATTGATGCTGAGAATGCACACACCTCCATTCGATTTGGTATCGGTCGCTTCACTACTGAGCGAGAGGTGGATGTTACGGTTGAGGAGTGTGCCCGCACTGTGGAAAGGTTGCGTGAAATGTCGCCACTGTGGGACTTGCtgatggaaggaaagagcCTTAAAGACGTGGAGTGGCGGTAG
- a CDS encoding vesicular-fusion protein SEC18, putative: MIVKTTVSKRQAFRTLNPLSSLFLLCACVACLYSVNLGAASYHPGGPAKYSNYQRLEILWITGCTRPVLTERGRQTISCFSDLNSYHPVQLTVRGRGFPQLGNLSIVLEEHTPIPHHGGEEDLDLISMPCLHVRPSSLFPRQILSCTLLNPMDSLRHKPLWLERLTTRSTWMNLKLLQTVTSDNSNKTTIVTLASVPRAVELDLTPYGNGSHSGGEEDEEEDAEDPLEYMFRRVRHSAMNDEWVSLGIGGLSEQLHELFRRVFLSRTRQLRGVVESLNIPPVRGVLLHGPPGTGKTLIARMIAKLEGKGTRVTIVNAADIISKYVGDSEKNLRRLFDANNMWGDDDDEDEHGGTRHASGADEETANSKSLHIVIMDELDALFKRRADLGEESSTKAVYDGLTNQFLTIMDGVNKARNILIIGLTNRLHAIDRALLRPGRFEVVIEVPLPDVKGRREMFFIHTRELRDKDFLAEDVSLDILAERTGGFSGADVAGTVRAAVSHALLRFRDSSLNTSIPTGDIGIEDELSGAATEHFKVTNSDFQLALRDVWDSKAQVNGGQDLAGDGKGLDNAVDKLVDFDGTISRGMGVVRRLMRSIQHSQITNAAVVVIHGSSGSGKTVFARNVVSSIRFSVTKFLTGRELSGRAARDIQEVIDALRDAGAFKGDYCLVVDNVERYVRSGDSGAADALRSAINEFKSVSSSGLFPHSEWDVSQPRRKRLLIITTAEEEVLQGALGSVEYDVRLNLQPIRREGVLKLLHHYGILPQTAKLPNEVVRAYPTSLTYRQFLRITDLALWRAHEEHHRTAETTSTGEAESLETSLYSSLNELFTKGGPQRSGGDHHSPPVLTESQQAELAAAIRDVASEMGISDAFDGVLNADGSIHGEEMY; this comes from the coding sequence ATGATAGTCAAGACCACAGTTAGCAAAAGGCAAGCGTTTCGCACGCTAAATCCGCTTTCATCactgtttcttctttgcgcGTGCGTGGCGTGTCTCTACAGCGTTAATCTGGGTGCGGCTTCATATCATCCCGGCGGTCCTGCAAAATATAGCAATTATCAAAGATTAGAGATATTGTGGATTACCGGCTGCACTAGGCCTGTGCTAACGGAAAGGGGTCGCCAGACGATTTCGTGCTTCTCTGACTTGAATTCATATCATCCGGTACAACTCACCGTTCGGGGGCGCGGTTTCCCACAGCTGGGGAACTTAAGCATAGTTCTGGAGGAACACACACCAATACCACATCATGGAGGTGAGGAGGATCTTGATTTAATTTCCATGCCGTGTCTTCATGTGAGGCCCTCTAGTCTGTTCCCGCGGCAGATCTTGTCGTGTACCCTTCTTAATCCCATGGATAGTTTGAGGCATAAACCGCTGTGGTTGGAACGGCTGACCACACGGAGCACTTGGATGAACCTGAAATTGCTTCAAACTGTAACGAGTGACAACTCTAACAAGACTACAATTGTTACGCTTgcctccgtcccccgtgcaGTGGAGTTGGACCTCACGCCGTATGGCAATGGATCGCACTCGGGCGGtgaggaggatgaagaggaggatgcCGAAGACCCCTTAGAATATATGTTCCGTAGAGTCCGACACTCTGCAATGAATGATGAGTGGGTTTCTCTTGGTATTGGAGGATTAAGTGAGCAACTACATGAGCTTTTCCGTCGCGTTTTCTTGAGTAGGACGCGGCAACTCCGTGGGGTGGTGGAATCACTTAATATTCCGCCTGTACGTGGAGTACTCCTCCATGGGCCGCCGGGAACCGGTAAGACTCTTATTGCTCGTATGATTGCCAAGCTGGAAGGTAAAGGGACGAGGGTAACTATTGTCAACGCGGCTGACATTATTTCCAAGTACGTTGGTGACTCCGAAAAGAACCTTCGGAGGCTATTTGACGCTAACAACATGTGGggcgatgatgatgatgaggatgagcACGGGGGAACGCGACATGCTTCTGGTGCTGATGAAGAAACTGCAAACAGCAAGAGCTTGCACATTGTCATTATGGATGAACTCGATGCACTCTTTAAACGGCGTGCAGATTTGGGGGAGGAAAGCTCCACGAAAGCTGTGTATGATGGACTAACTAACCAATTTctaaccatcatggacggcGTGAATAAAGCAAGGAATATACTTATTATTGGATTGACGAACAGGTTACATGCTATTGACCGTGCACTTCTCCGCCCAGGTCGGTTTGAAGTTGTCATTGAGGTTCCCCTACCTGACGTTAAGGGTCGAAGAGAGATGTTTTTTATCCACACACGGGAACTACGGGATAAGGATTTTCTTGCAGAAGATGTCAGCTTGGATATACTGGCAGAGCGAACAGGTGGATTTTCTGGTGCCGATGTTGCTGGCACGGTTCGTGCGGCGGTCAGTCACGCATTGTTACGGTTCCGCGATAGTTCTCTCAACACAAGCATCCCCACCGGGGATATTGGTATTGAGGATGAACTCTCTGGCGCAGCGACTGAGCATTTTAAAGTTACCAATAGCGACTTTCAACTTGCGTTGAGGGATGTATGGGACTCAAAGGCGCAGGTAAACGGTGGTCAAGATCTCGCCGGCGACGGTAAGGGACTGGATAACGCTGTTGATAAGCTTGTGGATTTTGACGGAACGATATCTCGCGGGATGGGTGTAGTTCGGCGGTTGATGCGTAGTATTCAGCACAGCCAAATTACAAATGCGGCTGTAGTTGTTATTCATGGCTCCAGCGGCTCAGGAAAGACTGTGTTTGCAAGAAATGTGGTGAGCAGCATTCGCTTTAGCGTGACGAAGTTTCTCACAGGGCGCGAGCTCAGCGGGCGAGCCGCGAGGGACATCCAGGAGGTCATCGATGCACTCCGTGACGCCGGTGCCTTTAAAGGGGATTACTGTTTAGTTGTTGACAATGTTGAACGGTACGTTCGCAGTGGTGACTCGGGTGCAGCGGATGCATTGAGGTCTGCTATTAACGAGTTCAAGTCGGTGTCGAGTTCCGGGTTGTTCCCTCACAGTGAGTGGGATGTGTCTCAGCCTCGAAGGAAGCGATTGTTGATCATTACTACAGCTGAGGAAGAGGTTCTTCAGGGTGCTCTGGGTTCAGTGGAGTACGATGTAAGGCTCAACCTTCAGCCTATTCGCCGCGAGGGCGTCCTTAAGTTGCTTCATCACTATGGTATCCTTCCTCAGACGGCTAAACTGCCGAATGAAGTGGTTCGTGCGTACCCCACATCACTAACTTATCGTCAATTCCTACGCATCACTGATCTTGCCTTGTGGAGGGCGCATGAAGAGCATCATCGCACTGCCGAAACCACCTCAACGGGTGAGGCTGAGAGTTTGGAAACCTCTTTGTATTCTTCACTTAACGAGCTTTTCACCAAAGGAGGACCGCAGCGAAGTGGGGGAGATCATCACTCACCCCCGGTTCTCACGGAGAGTCAACAGGCGGAGTTGGCTGCCGCGATTAGGGACGTTGCATCGGAAATGGGCATATCAGACGCTTTCGATGGTGTTTTGAACGCCGATGGTTCCATTCACGGGGAGGAAATGTACTGA